A DNA window from Mesorhizobium sp. C432A contains the following coding sequences:
- a CDS encoding histidine phosphatase family protein: MATPRQLLLLRHAKSSWDDPALADFDRPLGPRGLKTAPLMGRELARRSWLPDLALVSPALRTRETWRLVSAELSASVTVEFAEALFEATAGDILAELQQAVASASCLLVLGHNPGLEDFARRLAGPRSGVAALRKLEEKFPTGALARFVIDGDWADLGFGAARLTHCIKPKDLS; this comes from the coding sequence ATGGCGACACCGAGACAATTGCTCCTGCTGCGCCACGCCAAGTCGAGCTGGGACGACCCGGCGCTTGCTGATTTCGACCGGCCGCTCGGGCCGCGCGGGCTGAAGACGGCGCCGCTGATGGGGCGCGAACTGGCCCGGCGCAGTTGGCTGCCTGACCTGGCGCTGGTGTCGCCGGCGCTGCGTACGCGCGAGACATGGCGGCTGGTCTCGGCGGAACTGTCGGCGAGCGTAACGGTGGAGTTCGCCGAGGCGCTTTTCGAAGCCACGGCTGGCGACATTCTGGCCGAGCTGCAGCAGGCAGTCGCATCGGCTAGCTGTCTCCTGGTGCTCGGCCATAATCCCGGCCTGGAGGACTTTGCCCGCCGGCTCGCCGGTCCGCGATCGGGTGTGGCTGCTCTCAGGAAACTTGAAGAGAAATTCCCGACCGGCGCCCTTGCCCGCTTTGTCATCGACGGCGACTGGGCGGATCTCGGCTTCGGCGCGGCCCGGTTGACGCATTGCATCAAGCCGAAGGATCTAAGCTAG
- the purM gene encoding phosphoribosylformylglycinamidine cyclo-ligase gives MSKGDRAKRKNGLTYAEAGVDIDAGNLMVEKIKPLVRATRRPGADGEIGGFGGLFDLKAAGFTDPVLVAANDGVGTKLKIAIDAGKHDTIGIDLVAMCVNDIVVQGAEPLFFLDYFATGKLDPDQGAAIVGGIAIGCRQAGCALIGGETAEMPGMYHDKDYDLAGFAVGAAERGQLLPTDDIVEGDVLLGLASSGLHSNGFSLVRRIVGVSGLAWGDPAPFNDEATLAEALLEPTRIYVKSVLKAIRGTHGIKALAHITGGGFPENIPRVLPKDFSAELDLNAIDVPQVFSWLAKTGGVAPEEMMRTFNCGIGMILVVASGQAAQVAAVLQEAGETVTPIGRIVPRRDAGVIYRGSIGL, from the coding sequence ATGAGCAAGGGCGACCGGGCCAAGCGCAAGAACGGGCTCACCTATGCCGAGGCGGGCGTCGACATCGATGCCGGCAACCTCATGGTCGAGAAGATCAAGCCGCTGGTGCGCGCGACGCGCCGGCCGGGCGCCGATGGCGAGATCGGCGGTTTTGGCGGCCTGTTCGACCTCAAGGCGGCGGGTTTCACGGATCCGGTGCTGGTTGCCGCCAATGACGGCGTCGGCACCAAGCTGAAGATCGCCATCGATGCCGGCAAGCACGACACGATCGGCATCGACCTCGTCGCCATGTGCGTCAACGACATCGTCGTGCAGGGCGCCGAGCCACTGTTCTTCCTCGACTATTTCGCCACCGGCAAGCTCGACCCCGACCAGGGGGCGGCAATCGTCGGCGGCATAGCAATCGGCTGCCGACAGGCCGGCTGCGCGCTGATCGGCGGCGAGACGGCCGAAATGCCCGGCATGTATCACGACAAGGATTACGACCTGGCCGGTTTCGCCGTCGGTGCTGCCGAACGCGGCCAGTTGCTGCCGACCGACGATATCGTCGAAGGCGACGTGCTGCTTGGCCTGGCTTCCTCGGGCCTGCATTCGAATGGCTTTTCGCTGGTGCGCCGCATCGTTGGCGTCAGCGGTCTTGCCTGGGGCGATCCGGCGCCGTTCAACGATGAGGCGACGCTGGCAGAGGCGCTGCTCGAGCCGACCCGCATCTATGTGAAGTCGGTCCTCAAAGCGATCCGTGGCACGCACGGCATCAAGGCGCTGGCCCACATCACCGGCGGCGGTTTCCCCGAAAACATCCCGCGCGTCCTGCCAAAGGACTTTTCCGCAGAGCTCGATCTCAATGCCATCGATGTGCCGCAGGTGTTTTCCTGGCTGGCGAAGACTGGCGGCGTGGCGCCGGAGGAGATGATGCGCACCTTCAACTGCGGTATCGGCATGATCCTCGTCGTCGCCTCCGGCCAGGCCGCACAGGTCGCAGCCGTGCTGCAGGAGGCCGGCGAGACGGTGACGCCGATCGGCCGCATCGTGCCGCGCCGCGACGCCGGCGTTATCTATCGGGGCTCGATCGGCCTATGA
- a CDS encoding type II toxin-antitoxin system VapC family toxin: protein MIVVDTSALMAIVLAEPQSSACIAALEAEDDILISAGTVAEALIVADRRNVGEEMAGLIDGLGFEVPAVTPASGRRIAEAYGRWGKGIHPAGLNFGDCFAYEVAKDRACRLLYVGDDFSKTDIESAL, encoded by the coding sequence ATGATCGTGGTCGATACCTCGGCCCTGATGGCGATCGTTCTTGCCGAACCTCAATCCAGTGCCTGCATTGCGGCGCTGGAAGCCGAAGACGATATTCTGATCTCGGCTGGCACAGTGGCCGAGGCGCTGATCGTGGCGGATAGGCGCAATGTCGGTGAGGAAATGGCCGGCCTGATCGACGGGCTCGGCTTCGAGGTCCCGGCGGTGACACCAGCCTCTGGCCGGCGCATAGCCGAGGCGTATGGGCGATGGGGCAAGGGTATTCATCCGGCCGGGCTCAATTTCGGCGATTGCTTTGCCTATGAAGTGGCAAAGGATCGAGCCTGCCGCTTGCTCTATGTTGGCGACGATTTTTCGAAGACCGATATCGAGAGCGCTCTATAG
- a CDS encoding AI-2E family transporter, which produces MAKAPPRVVDKNAATAALAEAAASLAFRRQIFFWLGTAIFLALFLYIFSSILLPFVAGMVLAYFLDPVADRLQRLGLSRLMATVVILIAFIVLLVLAFVILVPVLATQMADFASKLPEYLTRLQSLITSFDPKWLEQKFGVNANGLRDGLNSLLTSGFGLLSTVFTSIWSSGVALVSVVSLFVVTPVVAFYMLLDWDRMVAVVDSWVPRDYVGTVRAISRDINTATAGFVRGQGTLCLVLGGMYATGLTLTGLNFAILIGLFAGLISFIPYVGSLTGLVLAVGVAFVQFWPDWTMIVAVAVVFFIGQFIEGNILQPRLVGKSVGLHPVWLMFALFAFGALFGFVGLLIAVPASAAVAVLVRFAIARYLESPLYKGHSTEPVPPLPAARGGGHRSPRG; this is translated from the coding sequence ATGGCGAAGGCTCCACCCCGGGTAGTTGACAAGAATGCCGCGACTGCAGCGCTGGCAGAGGCGGCTGCGTCCCTGGCGTTTCGCCGCCAGATTTTCTTCTGGCTGGGCACGGCAATCTTCCTGGCGCTGTTCCTCTACATTTTTTCCAGCATCCTGTTGCCGTTCGTTGCCGGCATGGTGCTGGCCTATTTCCTCGACCCGGTCGCCGACCGGCTGCAACGCCTCGGCCTCTCCCGGCTGATGGCGACGGTGGTCATCCTGATCGCCTTCATCGTCCTTTTGGTGCTGGCCTTCGTCATCCTGGTTCCGGTTCTGGCCACGCAGATGGCCGATTTCGCCAGCAAGCTTCCGGAATATCTGACCCGGCTGCAGTCGCTGATCACCAGCTTCGATCCGAAATGGCTGGAGCAGAAATTCGGCGTCAATGCCAATGGCCTGCGCGACGGGCTGAATTCGCTGCTCACGTCCGGTTTCGGCCTGCTGAGCACCGTCTTCACCTCGATCTGGAGTTCCGGCGTTGCTCTGGTGTCGGTGGTCAGCCTGTTCGTGGTCACACCGGTCGTCGCTTTCTACATGCTGCTCGACTGGGATCGCATGGTGGCGGTCGTCGACAGCTGGGTGCCGCGCGATTATGTCGGGACGGTCAGGGCGATCTCCAGGGACATCAACACCGCGACGGCCGGCTTCGTGCGCGGCCAGGGCACGCTGTGCCTGGTGCTCGGCGGCATGTATGCCACTGGCCTGACGCTGACCGGGCTGAATTTCGCCATCCTGATCGGGCTCTTCGCCGGGCTGATCTCCTTCATTCCCTATGTCGGCTCGCTGACCGGGCTGGTGCTGGCCGTCGGCGTCGCCTTCGTCCAGTTCTGGCCGGACTGGACCATGATCGTTGCTGTCGCGGTGGTCTTCTTCATCGGTCAGTTCATCGAAGGCAACATCCTGCAGCCCCGGCTGGTCGGAAAAAGCGTCGGCCTGCACCCGGTCTGGCTGATGTTTGCGCTGTTCGCTTTCGGCGCCTTGTTCGGCTTCGTCGGCCTGCTGATTGCCGTTCCTGCTTCGGCGGCGGTTGCCGTGCTGGTGCGCTTTGCCATTGCCCGCTATCTCGAATCGCCGCTCTACAAGGGACACTCCACCGAGCCCGTCCCGCCGCTGCCCGCCGCTCGCGGCGGCGGCCACCGGTCGCCGCGCGGCTGA
- a CDS encoding CDP-alcohol phosphatidyltransferase family protein, with amino-acid sequence MTIPNLITILRFVLVPAVVLAMLNMRWDWAFAGFLVAGISDGVDGFIARRFNQHSKLGAYLDPMADKVLLVSVFVVMGFIGQLPLWLVVTMVSRDALIICAVLLSTVMAHPVEMKPLYVSKGQHRRPDRAGAVVLGELALGLHLDPLRPTLILLSGVLTVASAAAYLVAWLRHMSGYGEGSTPGS; translated from the coding sequence TTGACCATTCCCAACCTCATCACCATCCTGCGCTTCGTGCTGGTTCCGGCCGTCGTACTGGCGATGCTGAATATGCGCTGGGACTGGGCCTTTGCCGGCTTTCTCGTCGCCGGCATTTCCGACGGCGTTGACGGCTTCATCGCCCGCCGTTTCAACCAGCATTCGAAACTCGGCGCCTATCTCGATCCAATGGCCGACAAGGTGCTTCTGGTCTCGGTGTTCGTGGTCATGGGCTTCATCGGGCAATTGCCGCTGTGGCTGGTGGTGACCATGGTGTCACGCGATGCGCTGATCATCTGCGCCGTGCTTTTGTCCACGGTCATGGCGCATCCGGTCGAGATGAAGCCGCTCTATGTGTCGAAAGGCCAACACCGCCGCCCAGATCGTGCTGGCGCCGTGGTGCTGGGCGAACTTGCCCTTGGCCTCCACCTCGACCCGCTCAGGCCTACGCTCATATTGCTGTCCGGGGTCTTGACCGTGGCTTCGGCCGCGGCCTATCTCGTGGCTTGGCTGAGGCATATGAGCGGCTATGGCGAAGGCTCCACCCCGGGTAGTTGA
- a CDS encoding DUF680 domain-containing protein, protein MTKIALTAAAILLATGTAFAGSDHYGSDSVNQPAVTAPAGNIDHNYTASIRKPASLGDFTIKGDSNQPESGQGIWGR, encoded by the coding sequence ATGACCAAGATCGCACTTACCGCTGCTGCCATCCTCCTTGCCACCGGCACCGCTTTCGCAGGCAGCGACCACTACGGCTCCGACAGCGTCAACCAGCCTGCTGTAACAGCGCCCGCCGGCAACATCGATCACAATTATACCGCCTCGATCCGCAAGCCGGCCAGCCTCGGCGATTTCACGATCAAGGGCGACTCGAACCAGCCGGAATCCGGCCAGGGCATCTGGGGTCGTTGA
- a CDS encoding ETC complex I subunit has translation MSARIFSPAKTAMQSGKAKTGHWVLEFDPAQRKKIDPLMGYTTSGDMLSQIRLTFDTREEAVAYAEKQGLAFRVEEPKETKRRQISYAENFRYDRRIPWTH, from the coding sequence ATGTCCGCGCGTATTTTCAGCCCAGCCAAAACCGCGATGCAGTCCGGCAAGGCCAAAACCGGCCATTGGGTGCTGGAATTCGATCCCGCCCAGCGCAAGAAGATCGACCCGCTGATGGGCTACACCACATCGGGCGACATGCTGAGCCAGATCAGGCTGACCTTCGACACCAGGGAAGAAGCGGTGGCCTATGCCGAAAAGCAGGGGCTGGCCTTCCGTGTCGAGGAGCCGAAAGAGACCAAGCGCCGGCAGATTTCCTATGCGGAAAATTTCCGCTATGACCGCAGGATACCCTGGACGCATTGA
- a CDS encoding LysE family translocator: protein MAVPGPDVVLAITNGSRYGFRRAFLGMAGVVLSDFVLISIVALGFGALLLASEFYLSALRMFGAGYLLFVAIGTLRTASRPSFNPNLPETRHSAKALIGRCFLVAVTNPAAWLLFPAILPHFVRVDEPIAIQYGILAIIAALADVFVLTFYAALGARAARLLAGPNAVWIDRLYGIALLGLSSTLILQSLGHLR from the coding sequence ATGGCGGTTCCGGGACCGGACGTCGTGCTCGCCATCACCAACGGCTCCCGCTACGGTTTTCGACGCGCGTTTCTCGGCATGGCCGGCGTCGTACTGTCTGATTTCGTTCTTATCAGCATCGTCGCGCTGGGCTTCGGCGCTCTTCTGCTGGCTTCGGAATTCTATCTCTCGGCTCTCAGGATGTTCGGCGCGGGCTATCTGCTTTTCGTCGCCATCGGTACCCTGCGCACCGCGTCCCGACCTTCGTTCAACCCTAACCTTCCCGAAACACGCCATTCAGCCAAGGCACTCATTGGGCGCTGCTTCCTGGTGGCGGTCACAAATCCGGCGGCCTGGCTGCTTTTCCCCGCGATCCTGCCGCATTTTGTCCGCGTGGATGAGCCGATCGCGATCCAGTATGGCATCCTGGCCATTATCGCCGCGCTTGCCGATGTGTTTGTGCTGACGTTTTACGCAGCCCTTGGCGCGCGGGCTGCAAGGCTTCTGGCTGGGCCAAACGCCGTGTGGATCGACCGGTTGTACGGTATCGCCCTGCTTGGTCTTTCGAGCACTTTGATCCTGCAATCCCTCGGGCATCTGAGATAG
- a CDS encoding type II toxin-antitoxin system prevent-host-death family antitoxin — translation MQVSVTDAKGQLTELVRRAEAGDEIILTRHGHAAVRLVPVKAAPDRKGRRALLEAMRASGAAKAKAGPDAARSQDFLYGADGLPE, via the coding sequence ATGCAGGTATCCGTTACAGACGCCAAGGGGCAGCTCACCGAACTGGTGCGTCGTGCCGAGGCTGGGGATGAAATTATCCTGACCCGCCATGGTCATGCAGCCGTGCGCCTTGTTCCCGTGAAGGCTGCCCCTGACAGGAAAGGCCGCCGGGCATTGCTGGAGGCAATGCGAGCATCCGGCGCTGCCAAGGCGAAGGCCGGGCCGGATGCAGCGCGCAGTCAGGATTTCCTCTATGGCGCTGATGGCCTGCCCGAATGA
- a CDS encoding ABC transporter permease, producing MRGTLSDRMGAAVLMAPLLLFLVLAYAWPFLGVVKWSVTLPTPGLGQYGALATDALVQSVFIRTLRIALIVTVVSVAAAYAITMVWVRGSPAQRIIAEFCILVPFWISVLTRAFGWVALLSNRGLINTWLQSIGFISEPLALVRNEFGVIVGMTHFLIPFAVFPLASTMRSLDERVLLAARGLGSSRMRTFWTVFVPMTRSGIIGSAMIVFVFSLGFFVTPAILGGGRSVMIAELIYLRIFQSPDWGLGAAISVVLVLFVGALMALLFRYVRPKQLI from the coding sequence ATGAGAGGCACCCTCTCCGACAGGATGGGCGCGGCGGTGCTGATGGCGCCGCTGCTCCTGTTCCTTGTGCTGGCCTACGCCTGGCCGTTCCTCGGCGTCGTCAAGTGGAGCGTCACCTTGCCGACACCGGGGCTCGGCCAGTATGGCGCGCTCGCCACCGATGCTCTGGTGCAGTCTGTGTTCATCCGCACGCTGCGCATCGCGCTGATCGTCACCGTGGTTTCCGTGGCGGCGGCATACGCCATCACCATGGTGTGGGTGCGCGGCAGCCCGGCACAGCGCATAATCGCTGAATTCTGCATTCTCGTCCCCTTCTGGATCTCGGTGCTTACCCGCGCCTTCGGCTGGGTGGCGCTTTTGTCCAACCGCGGCCTGATCAACACCTGGCTGCAATCGATCGGCTTCATCTCCGAGCCGCTGGCGCTGGTGCGCAACGAGTTCGGCGTCATCGTCGGCATGACGCATTTCCTCATTCCCTTCGCGGTGTTCCCGCTGGCCTCCACCATGCGCAGCCTCGACGAGCGCGTGCTGCTCGCGGCGCGCGGGCTCGGCTCCAGCCGTATGCGCACCTTCTGGACCGTGTTCGTGCCGATGACGCGCTCCGGCATCATCGGTTCGGCGATGATCGTGTTCGTCTTCTCGCTCGGCTTCTTCGTCACGCCGGCGATCCTCGGCGGCGGCCGCAGCGTGATGATCGCCGAGCTGATCTACCTCAGGATATTCCAAAGCCCCGACTGGGGACTGGGTGCGGCGATCAGCGTCGTGCTGGTGCTGTTCGTCGGCGCGCTCATGGCGCTGCTGTTCCGCTATGTCAGACCGAAGCAACTGATCTGA
- a CDS encoding ABC transporter permease has protein sequence MPTYRPGPVSLILAVLVALFLLLPLLAVIPVSLTPSRMLAMPTGELSLRHYRALIEDPRWLDAVLLSIRIGIVSSVISTVLALCFSLGAWMFQPRFTAALVGFVLLPMVVPPVVSAITLYFLLTSISGMSSFFGYDTWLGVAMAHSVMTVPFATVLILVSLSQLDRRIDLAARGLGAGVWERATRIIMPNIKFGIVTAALLSFVLSWEEIGVTLFITSVNAITLPRLMWMGLRDNIDPAIAALSVILIIITVLVLAVRTVVVKMRGGH, from the coding sequence ATGCCGACCTATCGCCCCGGTCCCGTCTCCCTGATCCTCGCCGTGCTAGTGGCGCTGTTCCTGCTGCTGCCGCTGTTGGCGGTCATCCCGGTGTCGCTGACGCCAAGCCGCATGCTGGCTATGCCGACGGGCGAACTGTCGCTGCGCCACTACCGCGCACTGATCGAGGATCCGCGCTGGCTCGACGCCGTCCTGCTGTCGATCCGCATCGGCATCGTCAGCAGCGTCATCTCCACCGTGCTGGCGCTGTGCTTCAGCCTTGGCGCCTGGATGTTCCAGCCGCGATTTACCGCCGCCCTTGTCGGCTTCGTGCTGTTGCCGATGGTGGTGCCGCCGGTGGTCTCGGCGATCACGCTCTACTTCCTGCTGACGTCGATCTCGGGCATGAGTTCGTTCTTCGGCTACGACACCTGGCTCGGCGTCGCCATGGCGCATTCGGTGATGACGGTGCCTTTCGCCACGGTGCTGATCCTGGTCTCGCTCAGCCAGCTCGACCGCCGCATCGACCTTGCCGCGCGCGGCCTTGGCGCCGGCGTGTGGGAACGCGCCACGCGCATCATCATGCCCAACATCAAGTTCGGCATCGTCACCGCCGCGCTGCTGTCCTTCGTGCTGTCCTGGGAAGAGATAGGCGTCACCCTGTTCATCACCTCGGTCAACGCCATCACGCTGCCGCGGCTGATGTGGATGGGCCTGCGCGACAACATCGACCCGGCGATCGCCGCGCTCTCGGTGATCCTGATCATCATCACCGTGCTGGTGCTGGCGGTGCGGACTGTGGTGGTGAAGATGCGCGGCGGGCACTGA
- the hdaA gene encoding DnaA regulatory inactivator HdaA yields MTDHKTEPPRQLPLDLGHGTGYSRDELVVSATNREAAALVDRWPDWPSPVIVLAGPAGSGKTHLGSIWQARANAVAVDAQRIGNAITGLGGRPALIDDVDKTAIDEAGLFHLINEVRGAGATLLLTARRFPAAWRVRLPDLASRLKAAATVEIHEPDDLLLAGVITKLFADRQVEVEPHVVQYLVRRIERSLATAMRVVERLDRTALERKTPITRALAAETVSAMDEGQGEFDV; encoded by the coding sequence GTGACGGATCATAAGACCGAACCGCCGCGCCAACTGCCGCTCGACCTTGGCCACGGCACCGGCTACTCGCGCGACGAACTGGTGGTGTCGGCCACCAACCGCGAGGCGGCAGCCCTTGTCGATCGCTGGCCGGACTGGCCGTCGCCGGTGATCGTGCTCGCTGGCCCGGCCGGTTCCGGCAAGACACATCTGGGCTCGATCTGGCAGGCGCGGGCCAACGCTGTGGCGGTCGATGCCCAGCGCATCGGCAATGCCATCACCGGGCTTGGCGGCAGGCCCGCGCTGATCGACGATGTCGACAAGACAGCCATCGACGAGGCGGGCCTGTTCCATCTCATCAATGAAGTGCGCGGCGCCGGGGCCACCTTGCTGTTGACGGCGCGGCGCTTCCCCGCCGCCTGGAGGGTGAGGTTGCCCGATCTTGCCTCGCGGCTGAAGGCGGCGGCAACCGTCGAGATCCATGAGCCGGACGATTTGCTTCTGGCCGGTGTCATCACCAAACTCTTCGCCGACCGCCAGGTCGAGGTCGAGCCGCATGTCGTGCAATATCTGGTGCGCCGCATCGAGCGCTCGCTGGCCACCGCCATGCGCGTGGTCGAGCGCCTCGACCGCACCGCGCTCGAGCGCAAGACGCCGATCACCAGGGCGCTCGCCGCCGAAACCGTCAGCGCAATGGACGAAGGGCAGGGCGAGTTCGACGTGTAG
- the purN gene encoding phosphoribosylglycinamide formyltransferase — translation MSRKRTVVLISGRGSNMTALIAAASDPAYPAEIVGVISDRANAAGLGIAAARGIPTKVIVRADHASKEAHDAAIDAALIAFNAEIVALAGYLRILSRGLVEKWQGRMLNIHPALLPAFKGLDTHARALRAGIRIHGCTVHFVTSEMDDGPIIAQAAVPVMVGDNEDTLAARVLKAEHRLYALALGLVADGKAHMEGGRTVLAHFADDAENGTSVVMAPDPLREERDLEHLARITP, via the coding sequence ATGAGCAGGAAACGCACGGTTGTTTTGATCTCGGGACGCGGCTCGAACATGACGGCGCTAATCGCGGCGGCGAGCGACCCGGCCTATCCCGCCGAGATCGTTGGCGTCATTTCCGACCGGGCCAACGCCGCCGGCCTCGGCATCGCGGCCGCGCGCGGTATCCCGACCAAGGTCATCGTGCGCGCCGACCATGCCAGCAAGGAAGCCCATGATGCGGCGATCGACGCCGCGCTGATTGCGTTCAATGCCGAGATCGTGGCGCTGGCCGGCTATCTGCGCATTCTCTCCCGCGGCCTGGTCGAGAAGTGGCAAGGGCGCATGCTCAACATCCACCCTGCCCTGCTGCCGGCCTTCAAAGGGCTCGATACGCATGCGCGCGCCCTGCGCGCCGGCATTCGCATTCATGGCTGCACGGTGCATTTCGTCACATCAGAGATGGATGACGGCCCGATCATCGCGCAGGCAGCGGTGCCGGTGATGGTCGGCGACAACGAAGACACGCTGGCCGCCAGAGTGCTGAAGGCCGAGCACCGGCTTTATGCGCTGGCACTCGGGCTGGTCGCCGACGGCAAGGCGCACATGGAAGGCGGCCGCACCGTGCTGGCGCATTTCGCCGACGATGCCGAAAACGGAACTTCCGTGGTGATGGCGCCCGACCCGCTGCGCGAAGAACGCGATCTCGAACATCTGGCGCGGATCACGCCGTAG
- a CDS encoding alpha/beta hydrolase: MKKTSIFVRAGGSGPPLLLLHGFPETHVMWRDIAVALAPHFSVVAADLRGYGQSGCPASGANHAAYSKRAMARDMVQVMDVLGFDRFMVAGHDRGGRVAYRMALDHREIVSKVAVLDIVPTASAWDRVDARLALAFWPWSLLAQPEPLPERLLSAAPDAVVDNAIAGWGSAPDAFPAEVRAAYIEALRDPAHAHAICEEYRAAAGIDREHDAQDQADGRRIRCPLLALWSGEGGLENWYAEEGGPLAIWRQWADNVGGGSVKGGHFFPEEHPEDTAARLSRFFAS; encoded by the coding sequence ATGAAGAAGACATCGATCTTCGTCAGGGCCGGTGGCTCAGGGCCGCCGCTGCTGCTCCTGCATGGCTTTCCCGAAACGCATGTTATGTGGCGGGACATCGCCGTGGCATTGGCGCCGCACTTCAGCGTGGTTGCCGCCGATCTGAGAGGCTACGGACAAAGCGGCTGTCCGGCTTCCGGAGCCAATCATGCCGCCTATTCCAAACGAGCGATGGCGCGCGACATGGTGCAGGTTATGGACGTTCTCGGTTTCGACCGTTTCATGGTTGCCGGCCACGACCGTGGCGGCCGCGTCGCCTACCGCATGGCGCTCGACCACCGTGAAATCGTATCGAAGGTCGCCGTTCTCGACATCGTCCCCACGGCCTCCGCCTGGGATCGGGTCGATGCCAGGTTGGCGCTGGCCTTCTGGCCGTGGAGCCTGCTCGCCCAGCCGGAACCGCTGCCTGAGCGCCTGTTGTCCGCAGCACCCGACGCAGTTGTCGACAATGCGATCGCCGGCTGGGGCTCGGCTCCAGATGCTTTTCCCGCTGAGGTCAGGGCCGCCTATATCGAGGCGCTGCGTGATCCCGCCCATGCCCACGCCATCTGCGAGGAATATCGCGCCGCCGCAGGCATCGACCGCGAGCACGACGCGCAGGACCAGGCTGACGGCCGTCGCATCAGATGCCCGCTGCTTGCGCTCTGGAGCGGCGAGGGCGGGTTGGAAAACTGGTATGCGGAGGAAGGTGGCCCGTTGGCGATCTGGCGGCAATGGGCTGATAACGTCGGAGGCGGCTCGGTCAAGGGTGGGCATTTCTTCCCGGAAGAGCACCCCGAAGACACGGCTGCAAGGCTGTCGAGATTCTTCGCAAGCTGA
- a CDS encoding NAD(P)/FAD-dependent oxidoreductase gives MDAGILHAEADSQAIFDGAIVIGAGAAGLTAAHALLKTGVPVMVLEKEARLAEPWHGRHERLHLNTHRDLSALPGVSFPAGTPAFPHRNTIIGHLNEFHAMHRLPVEFGIAVEEIGFEGDHWLVRTSAGPRQARHVVIATGRDRQSFIPAWKGMKAFAGRIIHSAAFGDAKAYAGKKVLVVGAGNSGFDVLNHLAAAGTGQIWLSARNGPALLPKRLGQIAVHRFSPILARLPFKLADAVMAATQRWAFGDLTAYGLPPTPSGGASRLASDYTAIATDDGAVDAIKDGRIIVLPTVREFTGDTVVFEDGATIQPDIVIAATGYRTGLEAMLGKLGVLDEKGVPLFNGADSDPKLPGLWFTGMRPSVRGCFANARIQAKAIAARIARERRPPSPV, from the coding sequence ATGGACGCAGGGATTTTGCACGCCGAGGCCGACAGCCAAGCGATTTTCGACGGCGCGATCGTGATCGGCGCCGGGGCAGCCGGCTTGACCGCAGCCCATGCGCTGCTCAAGACCGGCGTGCCTGTGATGGTGTTGGAAAAGGAAGCCCGGCTGGCCGAGCCATGGCACGGGCGGCACGAGCGACTGCATCTCAATACGCATCGCGACCTTTCGGCGCTGCCGGGCGTTTCCTTTCCTGCCGGCACCCCTGCCTTTCCGCACCGAAACACCATCATCGGCCATTTGAACGAATTCCACGCCATGCACCGGCTGCCGGTCGAGTTCGGCATCGCGGTCGAGGAGATTGGCTTCGAGGGCGACCACTGGCTTGTGCGGACCAGTGCCGGGCCGCGGCAGGCGCGCCATGTCGTCATCGCCACCGGGCGCGACCGGCAGTCCTTCATTCCGGCCTGGAAAGGCATGAAGGCCTTTGCCGGACGCATCATCCATTCGGCCGCATTCGGCGACGCCAAGGCCTATGCGGGCAAGAAAGTGCTGGTCGTCGGCGCCGGCAATTCCGGCTTCGACGTGCTCAATCACCTGGCGGCAGCCGGCACGGGACAGATCTGGCTGTCGGCGCGCAACGGTCCGGCACTGCTGCCCAAGCGCCTCGGCCAGATCGCCGTCCACCGGTTTTCGCCGATCCTGGCGCGGCTGCCGTTCAAGCTCGCCGATGCGGTGATGGCGGCGACGCAGCGATGGGCCTTCGGCGACCTCACGGCCTACGGCCTGCCGCCGACGCCTTCGGGCGGCGCAAGCCGGCTGGCGTCGGATTATACCGCCATCGCCACCGATGACGGCGCCGTCGATGCCATCAAGGACGGCAGGATCATCGTGCTGCCAACCGTGCGGGAATTTACCGGCGACACGGTCGTTTTCGAGGATGGTGCGACGATCCAGCCCGATATCGTCATCGCCGCGACCGGCTACCGCACCGGGCTCGAGGCCATGCTGGGCAAGCTCGGCGTGCTCGACGAAAAGGGCGTGCCGCTGTTCAACGGCGCCGACAGCGACCCGAAACTGCCGGGCCTGTGGTTCACCGGCATGCGGCCAAGCGTCCGTGGCTGCTTCGCCAATGCCCGCATCCAGGCCAAGGCGATCGCAGCCAGGATTGCGCGGGAGCGCAGACCGCCAAGCCCCGTTTGA